A stretch of DNA from Candidatus Aminicenantes bacterium:
TGCTGTTCCCAGGCCCCGGGGTCGGCGGGCGCTTCGGCCGGACTCGGCTATTCCGGTGAAGAGATCTCCGCGGTCCCCGAGGGAGCCGACATGGGGCTGGGCTGCGGCAACCCCCAGGCCATCGCGCAACTGCGGGCCGGCGAGGCCGTGCTCGACCTGGGGTGCGGAGGCGGGTTCGACTGCTTCCTGGCCGCCCGCCGGGTGGGAGAGTCAGGCCGGGTGATCGGCGTGGACATGACACCCGAGATGGTTTCCAAGGCCCGGGAAAACGCCCGCAAAGGCCAATACCATAACGTGGAGATCCGCCTGGGTGAAATCGAACACCTGCCCGTGGCGGACGCATGCGTAGACGTCATCATGTCCAATTGCGTAATCAACCTTTCCCCCGACAAGCAACAGGTGTTCCGTGACGCCTTCAGGGTATTGCGCGAAAACGGCCGACTGGCCGTTTCCGATATCGTGGCCGTTAAACCCTTGCCTGAAAAAATCCTGAAAGACCCGGACGCCCTCAGCGGCTGCGTCGCCGGGGCGGCCTTGGTCAACGACGTCAAAAACATGCTGCGGGATGCCGGCTTTGTGGACGTATCCGTCGAAGTACGGGAAGACAGCACCCGTTTCCTCCGTGACTGGTTCCCCGGCAGCGGCGCGGAGGAATATGTCCGCTCCGCGATGATCACCGCCCGGAAACCTATTCATGGGGACGAAGGATGAATTCATAAATTCATCCTCCCCATTTGTGCAAGGAGTCAATCATGAACCAACCGGATGTGCTGGAAAGCAACCGCAGAATGA
This window harbors:
- the arsM gene encoding arsenite methyltransferase yields the protein MKNSEKDGLRQDVRKRYGEIAKQNGSCCGNSGCCSQAPGSAGASAGLGYSGEEISAVPEGADMGLGCGNPQAIAQLRAGEAVLDLGCGGGFDCFLAARRVGESGRVIGVDMTPEMVSKARENARKGQYHNVEIRLGEIEHLPVADACVDVIMSNCVINLSPDKQQVFRDAFRVLRENGRLAVSDIVAVKPLPEKILKDPDALSGCVAGAALVNDVKNMLRDAGFVDVSVEVREDSTRFLRDWFPGSGAEEYVRSAMITARKPIHGDEG